In Bos mutus isolate GX-2022 chromosome 10, NWIPB_WYAK_1.1, whole genome shotgun sequence, a single window of DNA contains:
- the LOC102282523 gene encoding olfactory receptor 11G2 translates to MNVSSRETTHSVTHFILLGFPSSPEMQLLYFGLFSATYILTLMGNTAIVCAVRWDQRLHTPMYIFLGNFSFLETCYVTTTIPNMLANFLSSSKSISFVSCFAQFYFFFSFGCDEGFYLCIMAFDRYLAICRPLHYPHIMTKELYTGLVTFGWSCGFILFLTPVVLISRLPFCNPNIIDHFMCDPVPLMMLSCSEDTTTQLIYSAFNAVFMTGTFLFILCSYALVILAVLRMPSAASKRKAFSTCASHLAVVILFFGSVMLMYVSPGSGHPVKVQKIVTLFYSVITPLCNPLIYSLRNNEMKAALKKVFWAEISVLKT, encoded by the coding sequence ATGAATGTATCCAGCAGAGAAACCACCCACTCTGTTACCCACTTTATCCTCCTGGGCTTTCCCTCAAGCCCAGAAATGCAGCTCCTCTACTTCGGACTCTTCTCAGCCACCTATATCCTGACCCTGATGGGGAACACAGCCATTGTCTGTGCTGTGCGGTGGGATCAGCGCCTTCACACCCCCATGTACATCTTCTTGGGGAATTTCTCTTTCCTGGAAACATGTTATGTCACCACAACCATCCCTAATATGTTGGCCAACTTTCTGTCCTCAAGCAAGTCCATCTCCTTCGTGAGTTGTTTTGCACAGTTCTACTTCTTCTTCTCTTTCGGGTGTGATGAGGGCTTCTACCTTTGTATCATGGCCTTTGACAGGTATCTTGCCATCTGCCGTCCTCTGCATTACCCACACATCATGACTAAAGAGCTCTACACTGGCCTTGTCACCTTTGGGTGGTCCTGTGGGTTCATTCTCTTCCTAACCCCTGTTGTTCTCATTTCACGGTTGCCCTTTTGCAACCCAAATATCATCGACCATTTTATGTGTGATCCTGTCCCATTGATGATGCTGTCCTGTTCTGAAGACACCACCACGCAACTCATTTACTCTGCTTTCAATGCTGTTTTCATGACTGGCACCTTTCTCTTCATCCTTTGCTCCTATGCGCTAGTGATTCTGGCTGTGTTAAGGATGCCGTCAGCAGCCAGCAAACGCAAGGCTTTCTCCACTTGTGCTTCTCATCTGGctgtggtaattctgttttttggCTCTGTTATGCTGATGTATGTCAGTCCTGGATCAGGACACCCAGTGAAAGTGCAAAAAATTGTGACCTTATTTTATTCTGTAATAACGCCCCTCTGCAATCCTCTAATTTATAGCCTCAGGAACAATGAGATGAAGGCTGCTCTAAAGAAAGTCTTTTGGGCTGAAATATCTGttcttaaaacataa
- the LOC138989545 gene encoding tetratricopeptide repeat protein 9C-like, with product MEKRLQEAQLYKEKGNQCYWEGKYQDAVSGYHRALLQLWGLNPSLPSPIPNLGPQGPALTPEQENLLHTTQTDCYNNLAACLLQMEPVNYERVKEYSQKVLERQPDNAKALHRAGVAFFRLQDYDQARHYLMAAVNRKPKDANVRRYLQRTQLELSSYHGKEKQLYLGMFG from the coding sequence ATGGAGAAACGCCTGCAGGAGGCTCAGCTGTACAAGGAGAAAGGGAACCAGTGTTACTGGGAAGGGAAGTACCAGGATGCTGTAAGTGGGTACCATCGAGCTCTGCTGCAGCTGTGGGGTCTGAATCCAAGTCTGCCCTCCCCGATACCTAATCTGGGACCTCAGGGCCCGGCCCTCACACCTGAACAAGAAAACCTACTTCACACCACCCAGACAGATTGCTACAACAACCTGGCTGCCTGTCTCCTTCAGATGGAACCAGTAAACTATGAACGGGTGAAAGAATACAGCCAGAAAGTCCTGGAGCGGCAGCCTGATAATGCCAAGGCCTTGCATCGGGCTGGAGTGGCCTTTTTCCGCCTGCAGGACTATGACCAGGCCCGGCACTACCTCATGGCTGCTGTCAATAGGAAGCCAAAAGACGCCAACGTCCGGAGGTACCTTCAGCGGACACAGTTGGAACTCAGCAGCTACCATGGGAAAGAGAAGCAGCTCTACCTGGGCATGTTtggttaa
- the LOC102282798 gene encoding olfactory receptor 11H6 → MHISEASNSSGSVSEFILLGFPSRREIQILLCVMFSLIYLLTLLGNAAIICAVWSSRKLHTPMYILLANFSFLEICYVSSDVPKMLANIISQTKSISYAGCLLQFYFFFSMCAAEGYFLSAMSFDRFLAICRPLHYPTIMTYQLCARLVVFCWAGGFLSILMPAVLMSRVPFCGPNVIDHFFCDLGPLLALSCAPVPKTTLTCATVSSLIIFITFLYILGSYTLVLRAVLRVPAGSGRNKAFSTCASHFLVVSLFYGSVMVMYVSPGSRSHPGTQKFVTLFYCMATPFFNPLIYSLRNKDMKDALKKVLCASEISKNTEK, encoded by the coding sequence ATGCACATCTCAGAAGCCAGTAATAGCTCTGGGTCTGTGAGTGAGTTCATTCTCCTGGGCTTCCCCTCCCGCAGGGAGATCCAGATCCTCCTCTGTGTCATGTTCTCCCTCATCTACCTGCTGACCCTCCTTGGGAATGCAGCCATCATCTGTGCCGTGTGGTCAAGCCGGAAGCTCCATACACCCATGTACATCCTCCTGGCCAACTTCTCCTTCCTGGAGATCTGCTATGTCAGTTCCGATGTGCCCAAAATGCTGGCCAACATCATCTCCCAGACCAAGAGCATCTCCTACGCTGGCTGCCTGCTCCAGTTCTACTTCTTCTTCTCCATGTGTGCGGCTGAGGGCTACTTTCTATCTGCGATGTCCTTTGATCGGTTCCTTGCCATCTGTCGACCTCTGCATTATCCCACCATCATGACTTATCAACTCTGCGCCCGATTAGTGGTTTTCTGCTGGGCAGGTGGCTTTTTATCAATACTGATGCCTGCAGTTCTTATGTCTCGGGTGCCTTTCTGTGGCCCTAATGTCATTGACCATTTTTTCTGTGATCTGGGACCATTGCTGGCACTGTCCTGTGCCCCTGTGCCCAAAACTACTCTAACTTGTGCCACTGTAAGCTCGCTTATCATTTTCATCACCTTCCTCTACATTCTTGGGTCCTATACCTTAGTTTTGCGAGCTGTACTTCGGGTCCCAGCTGGCTCAGGCAGGAACAAAGCTTTTTCTACGTGTGCCTCCCATTTCTTGGTGGTTTCCTTGTTCTATGGCTCAGTTATGGTGATGTATGTGAGTCCAGGCTCCAGGAGCCATCCTGGGACACAGAAATTTGTGACCCTGTTTTACTGCATGGCAACCCCATTCTTTAATCCTCTGATCTACAGCCTCCGGAACAAAGATATGAAAGATGCATTGAAGAAAGTCCTCTGTGCAtcagaaatttctaaaaatacagagaaatga
- the LOC102283077 gene encoding olfactory receptor 11G2 — protein sequence MRTLETNTSGCVSEFILLGFPCRREIQILLFVLFSIIYFLILMGNAAIICAVWSSWKLHTPMYILLANFSFLEICYVSSDVPKMLANIISQTKSISYAGCLLQFYFFFSMCVAESLFLSVMSFDRFLAICRPLHYPIIMTHRLCVLLVVFCWVGGFLWLLTPLFLISQVPFCGPNTVDHFLCDLAPLLALSCAPVSGIRLICGIMSSLIIFLTLLYILGTYFCVLSVVLQMSSGSGRQKAFSTCASHLAVISLFYGSVMVMYVSPGSGEYPGIQKFVTLFYALATPFFNPLIYNFRNKDMEEALKKLIIGKKIVDKFKVHKTVLG from the exons ATGAGGACCTTGGAGACTAATACCTCTGGGTGTGTGAGTGAGTTCATTCTCCTGGGCTTCCCCTGCCGCAGGGAGATCCAGATCCTCCTCTTTGTGCTCTTCTCCATCATCTATTTCCTGATCCTCATGGGGAACGCAGCCATCATCTGTGCTGTGTGGTCAAGCTGGAAGCTCCATACACCCATGTACATCCTCCTGGCCAACTTCTCCTTCCTGGAGATTTGCTATGTCAGTTCTGATGTGCCCAAAATGCTGGCCAACATCATCTCCCAGACCAAGAGCATCTCCTATGCTGGCTGCCTGCTCCAGTTCTACTTCTTCTTCTCcatgtgtgtggctgagtcttTATTTCTGTCAGTGATGTCTTTTGATCGATTTCTTGCCATTTGTAGACCTTTGCATTATCCTATCATTATGACCCATCGCCTGTGTGTGTTGTTAGTGGTCTTCTGCTGGGTAGGTGGCTTTCTCTGGTTATTGACCCCTTTGTTTCTAATATCTCAAGTGCCCTTCTGTGGTCCAAACACTGTTGACCATTTTCTCTGTGATCTGGCACCTTTGCTGGCACTGTCCTGTGCTCCAGTATCTGGAATTAGGCTGATTTGTGGTATCATGAGCTCTCTAATCATCTTCCTCACCTTACTGTACATTCTTGGCACTTACTTTTGTGTCCTCAGTGTGGTGCTACAGATGTCCTCAGGCTCAGGAAGGCAgaaggctttctctacttgtgccTCCCACCTTGCTGTGATATCCCTCTTCTACGGCTCAGTCATGGTGATGTATGTTAGCCCAGGTTCTGGCGAATATCCAGGGATACAGAAATTTGTGACCTTGTTCTATGCTTTGGCAACCCCTTTCTTTAATCCCCTGATCTACAACTTCAGGAACAAAGATATGGAAGAagcactaaaaaaa cttataattggaaaaaaaatagttgatAAATTTAAAGTGCATAAAACAGTATTAGGATAA
- the LOC102273205 gene encoding olfactory receptor 11G2: MHVLHNKSVTANFHEFILLGFLCSQEIEILLFVFFSIIYILTLLGNSAIICAVWWDQQLHTPMYILLANFSFLEICYINSNVPSMLFNFLSKTKTISYHGCILQFYIFLSLCATELFFLALMAFDRYVAICRPLHYPTIMTRKVCGTLVSASWVGGFLWLVTPAALISQVPFCGSNVIDHYLCDLGAMLAISCVPVPKTALTCSTFSAVITFITLFYILVSYTLVLRAVIQVPKGPSRRKAFSTCTSHLIVVFLFYGSVTVMYVSPGVASQPGLQKFLTMLYSIATPLLNPLIYSLRNKEMKVALKKIMCKL; this comes from the coding sequence ATGCATGTTTTGCATAACAAGAGTGTCACTGCTAACTTTCATGAATTTATCCTGCTGGGTTTCCTGTGTAGCCAAGAAATAGAGattctcctttttgttttcttctccatcATTTACATCTTGACCTTGTTGGGCAACAGTGCTATTATCTGTGCTGTGTGGTGGGACCAGCAACTCCACACTCCCATGTATATTTTATTGGCCAACTTCTCATTCCTGGAGATTTGCTACATCAATTCCAATGTGCCCAGCATGTTGTTCAACTTCCTATCCAAGACCAAGACGATCTCCTATCATGGCTGTATCCTACAGTTCTAcatcttcctctctctttgtGCCACAGAACTCTTCTTCCTGGCCCTCATGGCATTTGACAGATATGTTGCCATCTGCCGCCCATTGCACTACCCAACCATAATGACCAGGAAAGTCTGTGGAACCCTTGTGTCTGCTTCCTGGGTGGGTGGATTCTTATGGTTAGTCACACCTGCTGCCCTTATCTCCCAAGTTCCATTCTGTGGTTCAAATGTCATTGATCACTACCTCTGTGATCTTGGGGCAATGCTGGCCATATCATGTGTCCCTGTCCCCAAGACAGCTCTGACTTGTAGCACGTTCAGTGCTGTGATAACATTCATCACTTTGTTCTACATTCTTGTGTCCTACACTCTGGTACTTCGAGCTGTGATTCAGGTTCCCAAAGGTCCAAGTAGGAGAAAAGCCTTCTCCACATGTACCTCCCACCTGATAGTTGTGTTCCTATTTTACGGCTCAGTCACAGTGATGTATGTAAGCCCAGGGGTAGCCAGTCAGCCTGGGCTGCAGAAGTTCTTGACCATGTTGTACTCAATTGCAACTCCACTTTTAAATCCTCTGATCTACAGCCTCAGGAATAAGGAGATGAAGGTTGCTCTGAAGAAAATTATGTGTAAACTTTAG